A genome region from Panicum virgatum strain AP13 chromosome 4K, P.virgatum_v5, whole genome shotgun sequence includes the following:
- the LOC120702320 gene encoding glutaminyl-peptide cyclotransferase-like isoform X1 — translation MPSASRRRPPPPHRRRAMLPTSSTLSVSAPTPPKPLYLRRSLIAAAAAAALALLLLLAAAYASWRSDIPPTALLARPAAPTARFYSFDLVREYPHDPDAFTQGLLYGGNDTLFESTGLYHRSSVRKVELPTGKVLVHHEMDGDMFGEGLTLLGNRLFQVTWLKNNGFIYDRHNFTKRKSFTHKMRDGWGLATDGKVLFGSDGSSKLYQMDPKSFKVMKMVTVKYQDNEVPFINELEYIDGEVWANVWQTDCIARVSPENGQVLSWIFLHELRRNLWNSGNTNIDVLNGIAWDEGNHRLFVTGKLWPKLYEIKLRPVDGPADGSVEKLCPKASFYR, via the exons ATGCCCTCCGCCTCCCGACGgaggcccccgccgccgcaccgccgtcgcgccatgctccccacctcctccaccctctCCGTCTCCGCACCCACGCCCCCAAAGCCGCTCTACCTCCGCCGCTCGctcattgccgccgccgccgccgccgctctggccctgcttctcctcctcgccgccgcttaCGCCTCCTGGAGATCCGACATCCCACCGACCGCCCTCCTCGCCCGCCCAGCGGCGCCCACCGCCAGGTTCTACTCCTTCGATCTCGTCCGCGAGTACCCCCACGATCCGGACGCCTTCACCCAG GGTCTCTTGTACGGGGGAAATGACACTCTTTTTGAGTCCACTGGCCTTTACCACAGG TCTTCAGTCCGAAAGGTTGAGCTTCCAACTGGAAAA GTTCTGGTTCACCATGAAATGGACGGGGATATGTTTGGAGAAGGTCTAACTCTTCTAGGCAACAG ATTGTTTCAAGTCACCTGGTTGAAGAACAATGGATTTATATACGATCGACATAACTTCACCAAA CGCAAGAGTTTTACCCACAAAATGCGCGATGGTTGGGGTCTGGCGACTGATGGAAAAGTTCTTTTTGGTAGCGATGGTAGTTCAAAGTTATATCAGATGGATCCAAAGTCATTTAAAG TCATGAAAATGGTGACCGTCAAATATCAGGATAATGAAGTCCCCTTTATTAACGAGCTGGAATATATAGATGGTGAAGTATGGGCAAATGTCTGGCAG ACAGACTGCATAGCTAGAGTCTCCCCTGAAAATGGCCAAGTGCTGAGCTGGATCTTTCTTCATGAGCTGAg GCGGAACTTGTGGAATTCTGGTAACACG AATATCGATGTCCTAAACGGAATAGCTTGGGATGAAGGAAATCACAGATTATTTG TGACAGGAAAGTTGTGGCCAAAGCTTTATGAGATCAAGCTACGGCCAGTGGATGGTCCAGCTGATGGATCTGTAGAAAAGCTTTGCCCAAAAGCTAGCTTTTATCGCTGA
- the LOC120702320 gene encoding glutaminyl-peptide cyclotransferase-like isoform X2 — translation MPSASRRRPPPPHRRRAMLPTSSTLSVSAPTPPKPLYLRRSLIAAAAAAALALLLLLAAAYASWRSDIPPTALLARPAAPTARFYSFDLVREYPHDPDAFTQGLLYGGNDTLFESTGLYHRSSVRKVELPTGKVLVHHEMDGDMFGEGLTLLGNRLFQVTWLKNNGFIYDRHNFTKRKSFTHKMRDGWGLATDGKVLFGSDGSSKLYQMDPKSFKVMKMVTVKYQDNEVPFINELEYIDGEVWANVWQTDCIARVSPENGQVLSWIFLHELRYFFKRK, via the exons ATGCCCTCCGCCTCCCGACGgaggcccccgccgccgcaccgccgtcgcgccatgctccccacctcctccaccctctCCGTCTCCGCACCCACGCCCCCAAAGCCGCTCTACCTCCGCCGCTCGctcattgccgccgccgccgccgccgctctggccctgcttctcctcctcgccgccgcttaCGCCTCCTGGAGATCCGACATCCCACCGACCGCCCTCCTCGCCCGCCCAGCGGCGCCCACCGCCAGGTTCTACTCCTTCGATCTCGTCCGCGAGTACCCCCACGATCCGGACGCCTTCACCCAG GGTCTCTTGTACGGGGGAAATGACACTCTTTTTGAGTCCACTGGCCTTTACCACAGG TCTTCAGTCCGAAAGGTTGAGCTTCCAACTGGAAAA GTTCTGGTTCACCATGAAATGGACGGGGATATGTTTGGAGAAGGTCTAACTCTTCTAGGCAACAG ATTGTTTCAAGTCACCTGGTTGAAGAACAATGGATTTATATACGATCGACATAACTTCACCAAA CGCAAGAGTTTTACCCACAAAATGCGCGATGGTTGGGGTCTGGCGACTGATGGAAAAGTTCTTTTTGGTAGCGATGGTAGTTCAAAGTTATATCAGATGGATCCAAAGTCATTTAAAG TCATGAAAATGGTGACCGTCAAATATCAGGATAATGAAGTCCCCTTTATTAACGAGCTGGAATATATAGATGGTGAAGTATGGGCAAATGTCTGGCAG ACAGACTGCATAGCTAGAGTCTCCCCTGAAAATGGCCAAGTGCTGAGCTGGATCTTTCTTCATGAGCTGAggtatttttttaaaaggaaATAA